In Moorena sp. SIOASIH, the genomic window TGCAGAACATTTGTACGCTTATTTGGGTAATAGGTAATAGGTAATAGGTAATAGGTAATAGGTAATAGGGGGAGCATTTACTTATTTATATTTGTACATTATCTATAGCCCCCTCATGGGTAATTGCTTCCGCTAATGGGACATAGTACTAATGTTTCAGCAACGCAAGACCTGCTCCCAAATCGTTTTTATAGTTTAACCTAGGAATTTTGATTACTAAGACATTCATTATCGGTGGCGGAATTACAGGTTTATCAGCAGGTATTGCGTCCGGACTACCTGTCTTTGAAGCCGTTGAGGTTCCCGGTGGTATTTGCGCGTCATACTACGTCCGTCCAGGTAGTCGTGAACGGCTTCCAAACTTGCCTAAAGATGGTGAAGCCTATCACTTTGAAATTGGTGGTGGACATTGGATCTTTGGTGGCGATCCTACTGTTTTACGTTTCATCAAAAGCCTTACTCCAGTGGGCAGCTATGCCAGACGCTGTTCAGTTTATTTCCGAAATCAAAAACTGTATGTTCCCTACCCGATTCAAAATCATCTTCGTTTCTTAGGCTCAGAAATTATTGAAAGGTCTCTGGCTGAGATGGCTACTCCTCAAGGTTCCTTTAGCACCATGCAGGAGTGGCTACAAGTAAGCTTCGGTAAAACCCTTTGTGAACTATTCTTTCATCCATTTCATGATCTCTATACGGCGGGATTATACAAAAAAATCATTCCCCAGGATGCTTATAAGTCTCCTGTAAACCTATCTCTAGCGATTCGAGGTGGACTCAGTGATGTACCGCCCGTTGGATACAACACAAGGTTTATTTATCCATTTGAGGGGCTAAATACACTGGCTCAACGCATGGCAGAACGATGTGATATCCGCTATGGCAAACGGGCAGTTAGAATTGATGTCAAGGCAAAGGAGGTCTTTTTTGCTAATGGTAGTTCTGAATCAAATGAAACTCTTATTTCCACACTGCCTTTAAACCGAATGGTGGAAATGACTGAGTTGACTATCGATGCTGACCCCGATCCTTACACCTCGGTTTTA contains:
- a CDS encoding FAD-dependent oxidoreductase, coding for MITKTFIIGGGITGLSAGIASGLPVFEAVEVPGGICASYYVRPGSRERLPNLPKDGEAYHFEIGGGHWIFGGDPTVLRFIKSLTPVGSYARRCSVYFRNQKLYVPYPIQNHLRFLGSEIIERSLAEMATPQGSFSTMQEWLQVSFGKTLCELFFHPFHDLYTAGLYKKIIPQDAYKSPVNLSLAIRGGLSDVPPVGYNTRFIYPFEGLNTLAQRMAERCDIRYGKRAVRIDVKAKEVFFANGSSESNETLISTLPLNRMVEMTELTIDADPDPYTSVLVLNIGAVRGENCPDDHWLYNPDATSKFHRVAFYSNVDPLFLPKSAREKGDRVSIGVERAYLGGKKPTREEISQYSEAVVKELQSWGFIGEAEVVDPTWIDVAYTWSLPKSDWKQKALHILEQNNIYQVGRYGRWIFQGIADSIRDGFIVGSSFK